The genomic window AAATTCAACTGATCCGTCACAAGCAACAAGCTGTGACCTTAGTATGGTCAAGAAGCTTGTCCACAATGCTAGTGAGCGCGATCGCCGCAAGAAGATCAATAATTTGTATTCTTCAATTCGTTCTCTTCTTCCAGTTTCAGATCAAATGGTACTATAGCCAATCCTTTCTCTCTGTTTATGTCATTGTACTTACTTgcttttgttcatttttttaatatatattttatcaaattacaTAGTGTTCTTTGATTTATTTGTTAATGATAGAATTTCTATTCACAAATCACATATAAGCACTTATTATAAATTAATCTATAAAATTTTGAGGTGCTAGTTCAGCGGTAAGAACTTATCGTTGTAACTTTAAAGAACATAGTTCAGTCTCATCAGACACAGTTGTAAAATTATCATTAgtgtcactttaattaataaatgttAATGTATACATATATTTTGCGCGCAGAAGAAGTTGAGCATTCCAGCAACAATTACGCGAGTTCTAAAATACATACCGGAGTTACAAAAACAGGTGGAAGGACTAATTAAGAGAAAGGAAGAGATCTTAATGAGATTTTCTCCTCAAGTAGATGAGGTTATGATTAGCAAAGAATCTCAAAGGAAGAAGCAAAGTTACAATTCTGGTTTTGTAGTTTCAACAAGTAGACTTAATGATAGTGAAATTACTATTCAGATTTCATGTTACACTGTCAACAAGATTCCATTATCTGAGATCTTGCTCTGTTTAGAAAATGATGGCTATTTCCTGCTGAATGTTTCTTCTTCTCAGACATTTGGAGGGAGGGACTTCTATAATTTGCATTTACAGGTCAGTTAACTTTGcaatactactttttttttcattttgcaaTATTTCTTCACATATTGTTGGGGGTAGTTAGTGGctaaaatttcaccttttaagtttggtaaaaaatagcggataactGATAAATTAACTTATAGGGAATAAGCtcgctgattgaatttgtagtgtttgtaAAATTAACAGTTGAATtagcttataaatatgaaatgacataaaaaatataagtttattaatatttaatttttgcaaGTAATATGACtgagtaaaattgaaagaaaaaatgataagctataagctcgtaaACTACTTGGATATACCAGagttagcttataagctaaaagttaGTTTGTGTGcaataagctatttttttttagctgTTTTCCTATTTACTTATTTAGTTTCAAAATAGAGTCTGGCTGCTCATAAACCTTtagtttgaaaaataaactataaattataAGTTCAAAATCCGAccttaccaaacagagcctaagtgGATATACCAAAGTTCGAACTTGGATCTCTATATATTACATGTAATATAAGACGAGTTTCATATATGTGCGgtgataaatttaaaaagttttacaccTGAATTTAATCATATAATTACGATGTcagtttattatttaaatttttaaattattttaacaaatattaaatTGTGAAATTCAATTAGATGTATatttaaaactataaatatattttaagaacattatgttaacaaaatatatttgtgtaagaaaattataaataatcttTTATCATTGTGAAATTATTTATCTTTGACCAAATAGTCTCtaaaatttcaatataattaattttaagtaCCATGGCAAGAGAGGGATGGGGTACTATACATTATGCATTCGATaacttataaactaaaattaccTTTTGTGTTTTTGGCAGATGGATAAATCTCAGAGATTAGAATCCAATATTCTAAATGAGAAGCTCTTATCATTAATGGAGCAAAAGTGAATTTTCAAGTCAATGAAAATTAGTtacattgattttaatttataatgctGATCAAATGAACGTCTATGATGTTGGAAGCAAGGGACTGAGGGAGTAATTAATTTATAACACATTTCCACAATATGTGTATTGATCATCACATTATATAGCTGGTAGAAGGAGGGTAGtgcaatgtaccaaaaaaaaaaaaattaaataggaGGGTACGTAATGCATATTTCTTaggattaaaatttaaatgttaaTTAGACCTGACCTCTGTAACCAAGCGATATCTCTCTTACATTTTATTATAAAGAGAAATTTGAAGAATATGAGACATATAGGGTgtataaaacaaaatagatgGGTGTTACAAGTATTATTGTTGCTTTATTTTGTAGCCATCAGATCTTCTCATATTCACTAGTTTGCTTctgttttgagtttttgtaCTCTTATTgcctaggaagcaccgacactcctcagattaggcgtgtccgtgtccgacaccgacacttatgattacactaaattatgttattttttcaaatttttatcggtgtcgacgtgtcagtgtccgtgtcgtgtccgtTGTTcgtgtctgtgtccgtgcttcatagcttaTTGGTTAAGATTGTTGTCTTCATTGGCTTGGTGGCCGTCATTGGATTTGATTTCTGCCGAAATGTTTCCTACTTTTCTCATGGTGTACTTTCTAATTTCGATTTGATGTTCGTCTTGATCATCGAAACTTGTGGGAGACTATTGAAAATAgacttaaatatgaaaacggtCTCTGTAATAAcgtcttgttttttttttaatgaattaaaaaaacttaatgCAATTCATTAATCACCAAAAATTCTAATACAtaaaggaataatctcaaatataTGAAAACTAATCCAGGAATTGGCCACCCTAGCTAGCGTATGatgtatgagcaaccaaattcacAATAGTAGTACCTAGATATAAATATAAGCACCTCATTATAAGGTAATTTCCTCATTTGTAATATTGCTCATTACCATTAATACAAagaattttctaatttttttctctaCTTTTCTTTGAATGCCATGTTTTATAACACAAAATTCACTTAAACAATTTCTAAATCATTTGGAAACCATAAAGCCCCAAACTTCAAcatcatatataaattaaagtcacaacttttggaaataaaatttttaaatacttaGATTTTCCTCTCAAAAAATTTCCATGACCTCACTTTAATTTCCTAAGGATTTTAAAAAAGCATTTCTTTCAAGAACCCAAAacaacaaattttaattatgtctatattttttcaatcatgttaatgaaaaaatatatttggtaTAGTAGAAATCAAGTTCGCTTCAATGGTAATCACGCTAGGAAGTCTGCTTCGAATTCCATGTTTGAGTTTCATATCCTTAAATTTTTCTCTATTAGCGCATCCCCATATATGGCCCTTCGAATTCCatttaaaggaaaatgttaaataatgtACCCGGTGCATtagttaaacacataaataaggAATATGTAGGTTTCAAAATACTACGATTTAACCTTTGAAAAGTTAAATGCATATCTTTTGAGAGAAATATTTGTATATCATGTGTCCTTGATTGGGCACATGTTatcatttgaattattttattttctttcttgagGGTGTTAGGTTTTATGGCCCctcctcttaaaaaaaaatttggtacatATAAAATAACACATTTCACCCAAGTCCAAGCCCGGCTGGACGACaggtagggttgggaataggccaggctttgacaggcctgagcctgagtctggcctacgatttttcttcaggcCTAAGCATGGTCTACGACCTatcaaatgcaattttttttggcctggcctgagcctttttaaagtctggtctggccttgtagcctgtttaaaagcttGTGTTACATAAATGTCTCTATATAGCTTTTTTTAAATCactctatatagtctttttaaataggttaAACAGACCTtaaagcctatttcacatttaaatttttataatttctacaacattaagaaaaagctaataaaatgattagcacaagaattaaaagctaataaaataacaaatacgattacgacaaAGTTAAGTATgccataataaaattattatataaataataatattacataaataataattattaaatataaacaggccggcctatcaggctttgtaGGCTTTTCTAAAAGTCTGAGactggcctatttatgtaaaatAGGCTTTTTTCAAAGCCCGAACCTATATTTATGTAAAATAGGCTTTTTTCAAAGCCCGAAcctaacatttttaataaacaagcCAGACCAGACCAGACTTAAACAGGCcgtctggcctattcccaaccctaacgGCAGGGCATGCATGTGTGTGATGGTCGATATGGTGTGCGAAGTCCCCCGTTTATAAAATTGAGTATCGcttgagacacatttttttaatacacaTATTATGAGTATGTTACATAGGATGAGTGTTTGTTGAACATGTCAATCTAATTGGAATGTTTAGATTTTCCCTTATAATGTTTAGCACattcttaattaaaaaaaaaaaaagtctttacttaacaaaataatatCCATATTATTTATAcgaaaaataacttttaaaataCAGAAATGTTATTAAATTGGTATATCACCATCGACTCTTCAGCATGAGAAACTAGAAAGTATTATTAGAGAGTATGTCATTGTCAACATATTCTACTTTTAGTAATGATTGGTTGGTTAGAGAGTTATTTAACCATAGTTTGTCCACTAAATTCAATTTATGTGCAACATACCATGTATTTTGACTTTGTACATGTTCCTTAATTGAGATGAATATGATAACTAACAagattctattaaaaaaatataactaagaGTATAGCTGTAAAAATAGGCCGGGTTATCGGGCAACCCATTAGCCTTATAGTTTTACACATATTGGACTTCATAAAAAGGGGGTTGAACCTTATCGGGTCAAGCTTTTCATGGGTCGTCATGGGCCGTCCCACGGGcttttgggccggccccttaaataCTGAGATACGAggtgaaaataataataatatgacaaaatacTTGTTGGATTAGGATGATATTATtcgttagagatttgtttgtttaatgtaaataaagagaaaaatattgtttggaagattatgtgagaaaatatagagATACGAATTACTGgagatttagttgagaaatataacataaatttagttgaatctatctttttttttaaaaaaaaaaaaatatatatatatatatatatatatatatatatatatatatatatatatatatatatatatatatatatatatatactatgaaaattagtgtGGCGGCCCATCGGACCATGTAGACTTTTGCTTATCGGGCAGAGCTAAGTGGACAGGGTTAAGTGGGCCGGGCCATGAAATTTTCGGGTCGGACCGGGTCGAGCCCTTTATATGACCTGGCTCCCCCGGGTCGGGCTGGATCAGGCCGGCCCCTTTGACAGCTTTAACTAAGAAGTTATTTTCACAATTAATTTACAATTGCTTAAAATTATTTCtcctataatataaatttacTAAATAAAATTGGATAGAACATGTCATTATTTATTGAAAGCTCAATCTGTATTATATATTGAACTTCAAAATATTGCATGGAGGAGGGATGTGAGCTTGGGGTCGATGGTTTGAGGAGCATGTGTTGAAGAGGGTGGGGGATGGGTCGGATACTTTTTTCTGGACCGATCCCTAGGTGGATGAGATTTCTTTGTGTGAGCGGTTTAGTCGCCTATTTAATTTGGCGGAGAACAAACTGCGTACAGTGGTTGCGATGTCCTTATTAGGGTGGGGAATAAATGGGGGTGCGTGGGAGTGGCGGAAGCAGTTGCGGGGGTGGGAGGAGGAGGAGTTGAGGGAGTGTCAGGTTTTACTTTCTACCTTTCCATTGCAGGCTCTTTCCtcagataggtggcagtggcagtcTGACCCTAATAAAGGTTACACTATCTGGGGACCATATCAGCTTTTGACTTCTCAGGATTCGGCTTCCAtggatgacaaaaaaaaactcatttggCACTCTCAGGTTCCGCTGAAGGTCTATATCTTTGTGTGGTGTCtattgcgtgacaggttgcccATAAAAACAAACCTGGTCACCCGTGGTATTTGATGAAagccaattatatgatgtttttagtggTAATTTAGGATAGTTTTAATagtaattgaagcccaaaagcaagcaaataccgggaaaagtgaagttacaagACCTAGAaccaagaaaagtggaaaaagcagcaaaaaaggacaaaaatgtaataaagcaGCGCAACCATCGTACTCACGATGAGTCTCAGCATGGCGTGATGAGAAGGcggttaaattgaagaaaatctgcagaaaatcttttccatcgtggcacgatggcttgtTATTGTGGCACGATGAAGACTTGAAAAATACGCCGAAAATCCtgagaagatcttccatcgcaccacgataggatccatcgtggccacgatggggcgatggatgcgcagaaaaagcccaaacccagctgacaaactataaatagagtctccttcctccactattattcattccaaaaaaacattccaaaatattcagagacattgaatattcactctagagtaggAGAACTCAAAGaagaaggcaaggagaccaaggaactccaaggccaacaaggttcttttctttctggttttgtaatttatttttcctaggttaggtggagttgAGGagctcccttacgaatgcttggtttgtaatttatatattttgggtataaattcaattgtttctactATAAACTCTTTTATCATCtagtattatatttattttaatattgatcacattagaataaaatctaaggacctagtagATATCGCACAtgaaacgaagctagtaatcccgaatGAAGGACGGTATGCTAGGgccaacatgagaccattaaattcagtatctaaggtcttagtataggattagaaCGCACAATAATTTCTACCTTACAGAGTTGCTTGTGGGTAAGTGACTAGTTTTAGGCACACGTGACAGCTTATGACACACGGAGTCACCAAGGTAATAATACCAACCTTATATACAAAAAAGTGGAACTTTGGGGCGATGATGCTTAAATAGAGTAAGGGTAATCTTTAACTAAGCTCTGTAcagcttgtaatagaaataggaacAAATATTGCTTCAAACATATTTTCAACAGTCTAAATCCTAATAGAGGGAAAGAATTGAACAACCAAGCAGAAGTAAGGGAGGGATctgaccacacttaaccaccacGTGTGGTTACACACACATCTTTTACGTTTCAGTCATTTAATTTCAGCAT from Trifolium pratense cultivar HEN17-A07 linkage group LG1, ARS_RC_1.1, whole genome shotgun sequence includes these protein-coding regions:
- the LOC123924502 gene encoding transcription factor ORG2-like isoform X2: MLAISPALFSTIGWPFEETISHNHHLNHFYKDSSTTTDQLFDINYQVEAENSTDPSQATSCDLSMVKKLVHNASERDRRKKINNLYSSIRSLLPVSDQMKLSIPATITRVLKYIPELQKQVEGLIKRKEEILMRFSPQVDEVMISKESQRKKQSYNSGFVVSTSRLNDSEITIQISCYTVNKIPLSEILLCLENDGYFLLNVSSSQTFGGRDFYNLHLQMDKSQRLESNILNEKLLSLMEQK
- the LOC123924502 gene encoding transcription factor ORG2-like isoform X1; its protein translation is MLAISPALFSTIGWPFEETISHNHHLNHFYKDSSTTTDQLFDINYQVEAENSTDPSQATSCDLSMVKKLVHNASERDRRKKINNLYSSIRSLLPVSDQMKKLSIPATITRVLKYIPELQKQVEGLIKRKEEILMRFSPQVDEVMISKESQRKKQSYNSGFVVSTSRLNDSEITIQISCYTVNKIPLSEILLCLENDGYFLLNVSSSQTFGGRDFYNLHLQMDKSQRLESNILNEKLLSLMEQK